CGCCAATGGCATCGGTTGCTAAAGCTTCTAATCGTATGCGTCATGAAGCATTACTCGGTGCATCAATTGCGACAGCATCATTTGTGGTTTTTCAGGTATTTAACTTGCGAGACTCTATGTCAGCTCAAGCCACCACCTTATTATTGTTATTCCCCATGCATTGGAATGGTGCACTCGGCTATGCCCGCAAGCGTGCTATCGGTACCCTGCTTGGAGTGACCTTTGGTTTACTAGGGCAAGGGTTACTTTATGATTGGTCTGGGCAACTGATTTTTGTCATACCGCTATTGTGGATAGGCTTAATGTTATTTAGCCAAGTGCATGTGAGAGAGGCGAGTGGCTCAGGAGTGGGGTTTGGCGCCATGACCACATTAGGCATACTATTTGGCCAATATTTAACCCCCAATAACGATCTAGTATTTAGTGCTTTGTATCGAGTCAGTAGTATTCTAGTGGCAATAGTGGCAACTTTATTATTGTGTTATTTAGTGCATCGCTTATTGAATCAATTTGCAGCGACTCGATTTGGTTGAACGATAGATGTGTGCGGTAAATCGATCTAATTTGAGTATATTCGTTTATCGATATTATTCAGTAGTTAATTGATGATTTTAGCTGCAGCGTGCGGTTAGTTTTATAGACATAATTACTATAGACATTTGTTATATAAATGCTAATAGTAATGGATGGTATATAAAAAGGACTTAACATAATGAAACAAAATACTATTATTTTTAGCTTAATATTGAGCTTTCTCGCTTTCGCCCCATTTAAAAGCCAAGCAAATCAATTGCCTGAGTGTAACACTTCTGAATGTATTGAATACTTTAAAGCCTATCGAATTTTAACTAAACGAGGCCATTCCTCAGCGATGGCCATGTTAGCTGAATTCTATTATACCGGTTATGGTACCGATAAAGATTTAGACATGGCGTTAAAATGGTACCGACGTGCAGGTAAATATGGCGTACTGGATGCAAAATATAAAGCGGGCGTTTTGTATTTACAAGATACTCCTTTGAAAGATGTCGATGAAGGTGTTGAGTTTTTAAAGTACGCATCAAAGATGGGCCACTCTCAATCATCGTATTTATTGGGTAAAATGTATTTAGGTGGTGGCATGGTAGAACAAGATTTGGCACTTGCAGATCAATACCTTGCTAGAGCTTATGAAGAAAAGAATCTTGCCGCCAGAAATTATGGGCAAGTACTTTATCTGCATGAATCTACTAAAGATTTACCTCTGAGCAATCTTTATGCTTTAATTTCAAAAGATGTTGTCACGTTAACCCCTGAGAAAACGGGTTCAAATGAGCAAACTGCAGCGATCATTTTTCCTCAAGGTGAAATGGAAACCATTGACGTACAAATGGATACATTTGAAGACATGTTTGGCTCGCATATCACACAGTTGAACCACATGATCCCTGACACTTCAAAAGGCACTGGATCTAATATAGCCGGACAAACATGTGCAAAAATGTGGGGATGTAGTAGTGAAGGTGACGGTCAACGAATCCAGGATGTCATGTTATCTGATTGGGGCTTAGAAACACTTCAATTCAGACTTGAAGGTTCAATATTTATTATAAAATAATAGCTGAGCTAAATAGAATAATTAGTTTCAATGACAAACGCGTTATGTTGCTAGTATGACTAATGACAGAGCAATTGCAGATTGTCATTAATGTCATAATTAACACATTAACAAGCAGTTTGATCAGCGTTTATTTAACGCTGATATAAAAAAGTGACTCGTTTTGCATAAGCAAGAGTCACTTTTTTATTTTACAAACGTCATAATGAATATGTTTTGCAATAGATTATTGCCAGCCAATTTTCCACTGTTGCGGATCTTTAAGGTTGCGCCAGTCAATAGCAAACTCTTGTGCATTCATTTCTGCCCTTATGATGCATTCAATGACGTTTTGCTGCTCGTCATATTCCACTTTACTGATGCTAAAATGCTTCAGTTTCTGAACCACGTTCACCTTGGTCCATTTGCTATTGAGTAATTTCTTAGGATGAATTGGGTTCATATTCGTTCTCCTATTCTCAGTATTTCGATGCCCATATGAATATTCATGTTATGACTCATGACGAACCTAATCAGTACTGGTGTTAATCATTGTGAGAGTGACTAACTAATAACTGCTGCAATTGGCTTAGATCATTGATAATAATATCGGCGAGATGTTGATATTCGCTATCAACCCCATGATTAATAAAACAAGCTATCATGCCGGCATTGTTAGCTGCCTGAATATCATATAAATAGTCGCCGACATAGATAATATGTTGCGGCGAAATTTGCCATTGAGTTGCTATCGCTAGCAGTGCATCCGGGGCCGGTTTTGCTGGATAATCTTCTCTGGTCAATACGTGATTGATGGCGATATTATTCTGTTTTACTTTCATAGCACTGGCGGCAAGGCTATTACGAGTCACTATAGCTGTGGGGAGTTTTGCCGCTTCAATAGCATTAATCAGCTCTGCCATGCCTTTAATCGGTTTGGCATTGATTGCATCTTGGTATTCATGATCAAGGATAATCTGATTGGCGCTGGCTTGAGTGTCTTTGCAGCTTAACTCGTCGACATATTTAAGGAGATCGATACTATCAGGACAACCAATTTGCTGACGAATTAAGTTAAAGTCTAAACTGGATTCAACTAAGGTACCGTCTAAGTCAAAAATAATACCTTTAATTTGCATTGGTAAATTCAATTAATACCCTTATCTAATTTATATTTATCGGTTAAATTGCATTGAGTGTAACTCAATTAAAAACGGACCTTGTTGTTTTTGTGCCACTAAAGCCAACCCGATCAATGTCATTAAAATCTAATGCTGGTGCATTTGCAACCTTACGTCCCCTGAAGTTAACGGTAAAATCAGCAGGGATAAAAGTATGTTGCGTTAGCGTATTTGGGCGAGTGGTAAAATTCGCTACATACGCTTCACCATACGATAAGTTGGGTGATTTTAGGCGTATTTGATAGGTTTTACCATCGCCTTTAACTGTGAGACTAAGCTCTGATTGATCGATAATTGGATGCTTATAATTCGACTCTATCGATGCGAACCCGCCATTGTTTTCCAATGACACAGACCCTGTAAATAACAACACTTGCTGGTTAATTTCAACTTTGCTTTGTGAAATACCGCCCATTACAGTGTCATTATTGATTAACCATTTTGTAAAGTGACTCGGATCAGTAAAATGAAATAACATATTATCCTCACTGGCACTCCATGCGGGTTGGCCAAACATTAGTAAAATTCCTGCGACAGTTCGAATACCTATTGGTACTTTTCGGCTAATATGCCCGTCCTGTGTATTGAGTAATACCATCATATACTCCTATTCATTATCGTTCGATATATCGCTCCAAAGGCCATAAAAAAATGGCTTATCAGGGTGAGGGATAAGCCATAAAGGGTCTTACGGAGGATAATGTTACTTACTGCATCGGGTCTTGCTACATGGGGTCTAACGTATCGGGCTTTGGTCTACCAGGTGTCATCTAACGGTTTAACTATTATTTATTACGCGTGCTATTCATTTTAGGTTCACTTATTTTGCCGTTCTTTTTCAATGCCAGATCCTTCCCATCTGGGGGAGAGTTATATTCGACAAGTTGGGATCTTGTCAGTACCCTTGGTATAGGTTTTATTAAGTGGCTATTTATCTTCGATGATGAGCAATCATATCAACAGATGATAGACCTGAGGGACAAGATATTTTGGACGTAAACGGTGGGTTATCGACTCAGTCAGCCGCGCTTACCTTTAGTGTGGTAAGCATTAATTTATTTAATTTTATTGAACCGCCTTATGCTTTTTATGATTTTGAAAATATCTATAGTGATAAACAGTGGCAAAAAAAGTGTGCCTGGTTAAGTGATTTTATTAACCAATCTCAAGCTGACATTATTGCTTTTCAAGAAGTGTTTAGTCCCGATGCCTTAGCTGTGCTGACTAAGTCTCTGGGGTATGAATATTTTGTGGCACTAGATTTACCTGAAGTGGTGAGTGACTATGTGTATCGAAGTCCAGTCGTGGCGATTGCATCTAAGTATCCTATTATCGATTCGGTTAATGTCGTGCCAGATCCGCAATGGGTCAATCAATTGGGTTTAGCTGAGTCATTTAGTTTTAGCCGTAAACCACTTCGAGCAACCATACAGTTACCTATTTTTGGGCCATGTGATTGTTATGTTATTCATCTTAAATCTAAACGTAGCGGTGTCAGTCGCGACGATATCAGTGAAAGTGGTTTACATGGTGGTGCAGATTTTGTTGCAAGGCAAGTGCTTGGGCGCTGGGCATCGAGTTTACAGCGAGGCAGTGAATCGGCATTGTTGTGCCATCAAATGTTAATGAGACGACAACAAAGTCAGCAACCTTTTATGTTGATGGGGGACTTTAATGACACTATGGGTAGTGAACTCTTAGCCGCGTTTAATAATCAATTACGAGTGTTTCGCAGTGATATTGAAGACCCTGTGCTGGCTAAGTTAGGCGAAACGTCATTGATGGCTGAATTACACCAAAGCAGTTTGTTTGACAGCTATGAGTTGTTTATTGCCGCCACCAAGTGTAATGCGACCTTGGCCCAAGATGAGTTTGAATCAAGCGCATTAGTTGATGAGCAACCCCATCCGGTCAGACAGCCGACACATTACTATGGCAACAGTGGTTCTGTGCTTGATTACATATTAGTATCGAGTGAGTTTAATCCAACTCAGCAACAAAATCTTGCTCATATAATTGATTATAAAACGTTTGATCGCCATCTCGTTCGACCTGACTATGAACGCGATAGTGACAGTACAGACCATGCACCTGTGATGATGAGTTTTAGCGTACGCAGTTAATGATATTTATTATGTAATTTATCAAATGTTATAAAATCCACTGGCTCAGTATAGAGTTGTTTTATTGAGCTAATAAAAAAGCGCTGATATTTATCAGCGCTTTTTTGTATTCACCCCATGGCTTCATCATTAAATGACTAATCCATTGATTGTTATTACTACTAGAGTAGCGGTTACTGCAATAGCAGTTTTATTTTTACGCAGCGCTGCTCTTCTTGACGGGTTTCAAGTAGGGCGCGGCGCGCGAGTTGTGATAAACCTGTTTGCGTATCTAGGACATCACTAATTGCATTAATGTTGCCTGCACTGCACTGCGTCGGGATCAGTGCCGCGGCAAAACTACGCATAAATACTGGTCCTTTATCGTCCATTAACGGTAGGTTAGCAAAGCGTTGTTCTGCGGTCGCCGCACTTAATAGTTTTTTGCTCCGCAGGATAGAGGTTAAACATCGCAATACGGATCTTAGAGAAAGGCATAGTGTCATTATTCTCAATGGTATTTAACCATTGGCGTTTAAGCGCTGATTGCGGACGGATGGCTTCAGCTGCAATGGCTGCTTTTTCGCCGGAGTCAGATTGATCAAGATGTTTTTCTTGAGCAAGTAACGCTTGAGCGTCACCATAATCATAGCGGTTTAACTGGCGGATCATGGCCCAGCGCAAGTCTTGATCTATGCTTAACCCTTTAATATGGCTTTTACTTTGCAGTAAAGATTGAATATGTTTTAACGCCTCACCGTGACTAGACAGGCTAATATAGGCATCGAACCAACGGCGTTGGAAGTCTCGGTTACGGTAGCTTTCCATGCTCATACGCAAGCTCATTTGGCTTAATGCCTTTGATATTTTGCTGTTGTAACTTGCATGCATGGGCGCCATAAGATCAAGATAGTTTTTGGCTTGCTGAAGATTACCAAGCACTTGACCTAATATGGTGTAATCTTTTTCCAGTGGTGCATTAATTAACGCGATATTTAAGAACTGTTCCATTGATGTATTACCATCAATGACGCTGTCCCACATACTTTGCCACAACATTGAGCGTAATAACGGATCGCTCACTTGGCCTAGAGACTGCTTAGCGGTATTAAATGAACTCGTGTCTAACTCAACTTTTACAAATCCCCAGTCGTCATAGTTTGGATAGACTAAATCAGGGCAAACCTCACCGATTAACTGATCAACTTTGGTGTAAGCGCCTTTATAGGTAACCGCGATGATTTGTTGTTTTTCAAGTTCGTACCTGTTTTTGTTAAATAGCCCAATTTGAACACGTTGCTCGCGTAGTGTTGGAAATTGGCTATCTGTTGTTTGTACTAAAGCGAATGAGTTAATTTGTCCACCTTGGCAGGTGAACTGGGCTTTGATGGTATTGACCCCTGCGGCATATAACCATTCTTTGGTCCATTGGGATAAATCTCGACCACTGGCAGTAGCTAGACTATTGATAAAGTCATTGAGCTCAGCATTTTGATAGCTATATTGTGTAAGATATTGGCTTACACCACGGCGAAAAATGTCTTCACCGAGCAAGTGACGTAATTGCTTAATGGTTGATGCGCCTTTTTGATAAGTAATGGCATCGATGTTATCAAAGGCATTTTTGCTGGTGGCCACAGGTACTTCAATAGGATGGGTCGTGACTAAGCTGTCTTGATGGTAAGCTGCCTGCTTACCTTTAGCATAAAAGCTACGCCATGCATTGCTAAACTCGGTTGCTTCGCTGGTAGCAAGGGTGCCCATAAACGAGGCAAAGCTTTCATTTAACCATAAGCCATTCCACCACTTCATTGTCACTAAGTCGCCAAACCATTGGTGCGCCATTTCGTGCATGATAACGCCGGCCAACCGTTCTTTTTGTTCAGCTGTCATTGCGGCATTAAATAAGAAACGGTCTTCTGAAAAGGTAATTGCCCCAGCATTTTCCATTGCACCGTAAAGGAAGTCGGGCACCAATACTTGGTCGTATTTTTTAAACGGGTATGCAATACCAAAGTAGCGATCAAAAAAGTCTAACCCTTGTTTGGTGTAAGTAAACCAATCTTGTGGTGAAACTTGATCTGCTACTGATTGACGCGAAAACAAGCGCATTGGATAACGGCCTGAGTTGTCTTCCCAAACATGGTAAGGACCAGCGTGCATAGAAAAGTTATAGGGGCTCAACTTAGGCGTGGCAGGGAAGGTCCATAAGTTGGTTTCACCTTGGTCGACGATATTGGTTTCACGCATAGCACTGATCACTTGCCAGTCTTTGGGGGCATGAACATTGATTTGATAGCTGGCTTTAAGGTCGGGTTGATCAAATACGGCAAACATTTGCTGAGCGGCAGCAGGTTCAAAATGCGAGTACAAGTAAACTTTACCGTCTACGGGATCGACAAAACGATGTAAGCCTTCACCATTGGTGCTGTGCTCACGAGTAAATTCGACTTCTACGGTATTGTGGCCATCTACTAGTAGGCTTTGATTTAGTACAATATAAGCACCATTGTAATTAGGATATACCTTAGTACCGTTAATGATAAATTGTTTGATATTGGCTTTATTAAGGTCGAGCGTAAGCGCTTTTGGCACTCTGCTTAAGTCAAAGTTAACAACTGATTTTGCACTGAATTGACTGTGTTCACTTAGAAAGAAAGTTAGCTCATATTGCGCATTTGATATCACACTGGACCTAGCTTGCGCTTGTTCTTGGCTAATGTAGGCTGAGCCATCCCGTTGAAAGGCGGTGGTGGATATTGAGCTGCTGCAGCTAATAACGCTAGCACAACATAATGCGATGAGACTGGTTTTAATAACCCGAGGACTAAACAATTCAGTGGATAACAATTTCACGTTAGTGTTCCTAACTTATTATTAGATTAATGAAAAAGCCGACAACAATGTCGGCTTTAATGCTATAGGTTGTGACTTATAAACCTAAAAATGACTTTGATTTCATTTTACGGATTTCTTTTTCATCAGACCATTCAATTAAACCTGTTTCAAGATCCATTAAACGCATGGTCATCTTGTAATAAACGTCTTTGGTACTACCATCTTGCTTAACAATGCTCGACAAGTTGCCATAAAGCATATATTGTGCGCCAATTTGGCGACCAAATTTAATTGCAGTAGATGGATCGACCATGCCCGCATTGTTTTGATAATCGAGTTGTTTGCGAACAGTATCAACCTTAGTCATATCAATAAAACGGAACTTACCAGAGCGTAATAGCTTGTTACTAATGCTATCGGTTACCGATTCAGTATCAATATGCTCAGAAGTTTTATTTTTAATTTTATCCACAAATACAATCGGACGGTTGCTCTGCGTCATTACCACCACTGGTGGGAATGCCATCATGCTGTCGACCATTTTAGCTGCAATAGCTTGAAGATCGGTGGAGCCGAAGTTCTCGTTAACGGTTTCAACTTCAGTAGCGTCGCCATACTCTACTTTAGATTGACAGGCGCTCAGCCCCATCACTGCTGCGAGTATCAATATCAGTTTCAAATTTTTCATAGTAAATTCCATTAGTGATGAGTGACAGTTGATATGTAATTATCGTTTATCAGATTATTATCGAATAAAAACGGGTACGATTTCCAGTCTCTATTGCCCAAATTAATGTTGTACGGTTTGCTGTTACGTCAATTTTTACATTTTTACTGTTATCTAGGTGAATATTATAGCTGCCAGCGTCGATAAATTGTCGGGCAATTTGAGCTTGCCGTGGCAGCGTGAGCCAGCTTCTACGATCAGCTTGCTCAGTGATAACATTAAATATTTGCATCACCATCGCAGCAGCATCAACTTGATTATTGGCGCGTTGGT
The Shewanella vesiculosa DNA segment above includes these coding regions:
- a CDS encoding DUF2955 domain-containing protein: MLLRHSPLTTNDLRQCLRIATGATLGFAICKFFDLSYGVFFTVTPMLLLGLVPVMNAHAMRQLLASSVMAGIEVGILGGLFGTHPGMILPIVFILFLYRFAAMSRGSLFLFGANGVISLSIMLHFASYPSVDINNLIFNNFWATAASVIIAYAMTALWPDVEPRPPMASVAKASNRMRHEALLGASIATASFVVFQVFNLRDSMSAQATTLLLLFPMHWNGALGYARKRAIGTLLGVTFGLLGQGLLYDWSGQLIFVIPLLWIGLMLFSQVHVREASGSGVGFGAMTTLGILFGQYLTPNNDLVFSALYRVSSILVAIVATLLLCYLVHRLLNQFAATRFG
- a CDS encoding tetratricopeptide repeat protein: MKQNTIIFSLILSFLAFAPFKSQANQLPECNTSECIEYFKAYRILTKRGHSSAMAMLAEFYYTGYGTDKDLDMALKWYRRAGKYGVLDAKYKAGVLYLQDTPLKDVDEGVEFLKYASKMGHSQSSYLLGKMYLGGGMVEQDLALADQYLARAYEEKNLAARNYGQVLYLHESTKDLPLSNLYALISKDVVTLTPEKTGSNEQTAAIIFPQGEMETIDVQMDTFEDMFGSHITQLNHMIPDTSKGTGSNIAGQTCAKMWGCSSEGDGQRIQDVMLSDWGLETLQFRLEGSIFIIK
- a CDS encoding TIGR02450 family Trp-rich protein; the protein is MNPIHPKKLLNSKWTKVNVVQKLKHFSISKVEYDEQQNVIECIIRAEMNAQEFAIDWRNLKDPQQWKIGWQ
- a CDS encoding HAD family hydrolase; this encodes MNLPMQIKGIIFDLDGTLVESSLDFNLIRQQIGCPDSIDLLKYVDELSCKDTQASANQIILDHEYQDAINAKPIKGMAELINAIEAAKLPTAIVTRNSLAASAMKVKQNNIAINHVLTREDYPAKPAPDALLAIATQWQISPQHIIYVGDYLYDIQAANNAGMIACFINHGVDSEYQHLADIIINDLSQLQQLLVSHSHND
- a CDS encoding CIA30 family protein; this translates as MMVLLNTQDGHISRKVPIGIRTVAGILLMFGQPAWSASEDNMLFHFTDPSHFTKWLINNDTVMGGISQSKVEINQQVLLFTGSVSLENNGGFASIESNYKHPIIDQSELSLTVKGDGKTYQIRLKSPNLSYGEAYVANFTTRPNTLTQHTFIPADFTVNFRGRKVANAPALDFNDIDRVGFSGTKTTRSVFN
- a CDS encoding endonuclease/exonuclease/phosphatase family protein; this translates as MDVNGGLSTQSAALTFSVVSINLFNFIEPPYAFYDFENIYSDKQWQKKCAWLSDFINQSQADIIAFQEVFSPDALAVLTKSLGYEYFVALDLPEVVSDYVYRSPVVAIASKYPIIDSVNVVPDPQWVNQLGLAESFSFSRKPLRATIQLPIFGPCDCYVIHLKSKRSGVSRDDISESGLHGGADFVARQVLGRWASSLQRGSESALLCHQMLMRRQQSQQPFMLMGDFNDTMGSELLAAFNNQLRVFRSDIEDPVLAKLGETSLMAELHQSSLFDSYELFIAATKCNATLAQDEFESSALVDEQPHPVRQPTHYYGNSGSVLDYILVSSEFNPTQQQNLAHIIDYKTFDRHLVRPDYERDSDSTDHAPVMMSFSVRS
- the lpoB gene encoding penicillin-binding protein activator LpoB gives rise to the protein MKNLKLILILAAVMGLSACQSKVEYGDATEVETVNENFGSTDLQAIAAKMVDSMMAFPPVVVMTQSNRPIVFVDKIKNKTSEHIDTESVTDSISNKLLRSGKFRFIDMTKVDTVRKQLDYQNNAGMVDPSTAIKFGRQIGAQYMLYGNLSSIVKQDGSTKDVYYKMTMRLMDLETGLIEWSDEKEIRKMKSKSFLGL